The Acinonyx jubatus isolate Ajub_Pintada_27869175 chromosome D1, VMU_Ajub_asm_v1.0, whole genome shotgun sequence genome includes a window with the following:
- the LOC106986507 gene encoding NADH-cytochrome b5 reductase 2, giving the protein MNSRKRCITLQDSETKYPLPLIEKEQISHNTRRFRFGLPSPDHVLGLPVGNYIHLLARIDGALVVRAYTPVSSDDDQGFVDLIIKVYFKNVHPNYPEGGKMTQYLENMKIGDTVLFRGPTGRLFYHEPGKFSIKPYKTSDPEEKVVSHLGMIAGGTGITPMLQLIRHITKNPDDRTRMSLIFANQTEEDILVRKELEEVARTHPEQFSLWYTLDRPPVGWKYSSGYITANMIKEHLPPPGQSTFILVCGPLPLIQTAAHPNLEKLGYTKDMIFTY; this is encoded by the exons ATGAACTCAAGGAAGAGATGTATCACCCTACAGGACTCTGAAACCAAGTACCCACTGCCTTTGATTGAGAAAGAG caAATCAGCCACAACACCCGGAGGTTCCGCTTTGGACTGCCCTCACCGGACCATGTCTTGGGGCTTCCTGTAG GTAACTATATCCATCTCTTGGCCAGAATTGATGGTGCTCTGGTGGTCAGGGCTTACACGCCTGTGTCCAGTGATGATGACCAAGGCTTTGTGGACTTGATTATAAAG gtCTACTTCAAAAATGTACACCCCAATTATCCAGAAGGGGGGAAGATGACTCAGTACTTGGAGAACATGAAAATTGGGGACACCGTCCTTTTTCGAGGGCCCACCGGTCGCCTGTTCTATCATGAGCCAG GGAAGTTTTCAATCAAACCATACAAAACAAGTGACCCTGAAGAAAAGGTGGTCAGTCACCTGGGAATGATTGCTGGGGGCACAG GGATTACGCCCATGCTGCAGCTCATTCGTCACATCACCAAGAACCCCGACGACAGGACCAGGATGTCCCTCATCTTTGCCAACCAG ACAGAGGAGGATATCTTGGTGAGAAAAGAGCTTGAAGAAGTTGCCAGAACTCACCCGGAACAGTTCAGCCTGTGGTACACCCTGGACAGGCCTCCTGTTG GCTGGAAGTACAGCTCAGGCTACATCACCGCCAACATGATCAAGGAGCACCTCCCTCCTCCCGGGCAGTCCACGTTCATCCTGGTGTGTGGACCCCTGCCCCTGATCCAGACAGCCGCTCACCCTAATCTGGAGAAACTGGGTTATACCAAGGACATGATTTTCACTTACTAA